In Candidatus Vicinibacter proximus, the genomic stretch TTCAAGTCTGGTAATTTTAGTCTTTACTAGCTTGGCGCTCCGAAAGTTGGTTCATTTTTCAATGTAAATCCTACGCGATTTTTTTTATTTGTAAAGTCCAGTGAAAAGTCAGGCATAAAATTATTTTTTGTCAAAATTCGAATAGAAGCCTTATTGTCCTCATGTGTAAATGCTTCAATAATCTTTAATTTCATGGTTTGGAATCCATATTCGATTACTGTGGCTAATGCCTCACTCATATAGCCCATGTTGTGAAACTTTGGGTCAAGGGTGTATCCTATTTCCGCTTTGTGTTCTTTAGTTAAAATATTCCATATACAAATGGTTCCAATAAATTTATTAGTATGATGTAGGGTGATTACCCAAAAGATATTTTTGTTTTGTAAGACTCCTTTCTGAATGCGCTCGATAAATGCCTGCGTTTGCGCTATGCTCGAATGTCTGTAATCCTCCAAATATTTATTTACCCTGTCGTCTGAGCGGTGGGAAAAAATATCTTCATCGTCTGCATTTTCAAGCTGCCTTAAAATCAGTCGCTCTGTAGTGAGTATTGGAAATGGCGTAAAATTTGTCACCACCATAATGGAGTATCTTATACTATTTTTTTAACGGAAAAATATTTTTTCCAACTTTTTATTTGGACTTATTTTTAATCCTGTGTTTTTAATATCATTCCAGTCAAGTTAATTTTTGACTATTTGCAAAATTTATTTTAACATCTGGCAGTTTTTCTTTTCTTTCCTACTTGGCCTTTCTCAATGACCTTCTGGAGATATTCGGATGCTAATGGTACTTTGCAAGTTGTCCCATTCATATCCACTTCCACAATTCCTATTTTCTTTGCAATCTTTTTAGCTTTTTCTGTCAGTTCTGAAATAAATGTCCCAACAGCAATAACAAATGTATTCATGGCGTATTTTACCCGCCCATTTGCATTATGAATTTCGGCAGCAACTTGATCTAGTAATCTGGAGTAGGCAGGAATGTCCAGTTTGTCGTCCGGATTCAAACCAGCATAAGAGGAGAGGGTAGACCACCCTCCAGATGCGATTCTTTCCTGATCCGAACGAATCCACTTCAGGCCCAACTCAAAACCAAATTTAGTTTCTGCGGTCACCCAGGGAACAGCGTACTCGCTTAAATAATACCAATATGCGTTTTCAATCCATTGGTTTAAATTTTCTTCCGTCATCCTGGTTTCGTCTGCCATCAGTCCTGCCAGATACATGGCATCTGTATTGCCGGTGTCATAAAGTTCCAGAGATAATGAATAGTTCTTTTTGGTTTTTTTAAGGATCTTTTTTAAGTCTGCCACTTTAACCCCAAATAGTGGCTCCCTGGCACCATGTCTGATGTAAGTCTTTTTTGTTTGTTCGTCGCCAAACGCTTTTAATTCACTCATTACTTCATTAGCAGTCATTTGCAGTTCTTTGATATTTATAATATCAAAATTAAGAAAAAGTAAAAACTATTTCTTAAATTGTTTCGATTGACTTGTAAAATGAATCGATTTGTCTTTGTCAAACGGATGGATAACTCTTACTAAGAGTTAATTTCTTTTTTTTACAAGATCAAAAATGGCTCCAAAGGCAACACCTACTGCTAAACCGAAGGCAATACTCAAAGCTGTATTTTTAGAATAAATTCCATACGCTGTTCCGAATGCCACGCCAAGGGCAGCTCCGATCCCGATGCCATTTCCTGATATTGTTTTTTTGAACTCTGACATAATTATAGATTTTTTTGTTAGTTATATATGTTTGTCTTTAAAATAATTTTTGTACCCATGGTTACCATTTTTGTTTATAAATACGGCATAATTAAACCAACAATGGTACATTAGTGACCAAAGCTAAAAATTTTTTGGATCTGCTTGTATTAAATTAAAATGAAGTCAATATATCGCTCTGTTATTCTCTCTTCTGGAAGTTTATGCACTCTATTTGTTTATTTAGAAACTGAGTTCTTCAAAGAAAACATATTACTTCATATATTCCATACCTTATATTATATTCCATACTACGTACTTTCACCAATTCATCAACCAGCTTTTCCAAAAATCTTACCTTTTCTGTCAACGGATTTTCGATTTCTTCAACCCGATAGCCACAGACGAGCCCGGTAATCAGATGTGCGTCCGGGTTTAACGCGACGTTTTTAAAGAACGTTTCAAAAGTAACTTTTTCTTCAAGGAGGGATTTTAATTTATTTTCATCATATCCGGTTAACCATTCAATTACTTGATGTAATTCTGCTTGAGTTCCCCCTTTCTTCTCTACTTTTGTGAGGTAATGTGGATTTGCCGAGGCAAAATTCATTTTTGCTTTCCGGTCATCATGGTGGTTTGTGTTGTTCCTTTTGATAGTTTAGCTTAATCCTCTTTTGTCAAATCTATAAACTATAGCCCTCTGGGAAATTATTCCTGATTAAATTTATTTATAGCTCAAATACATAGTTGAATAGCTTGACCATCTATTCATTTATTTAGAGAAGTCTGAATTTTTTATATTACTTGCGAAAGTATTTAATCTATTATTTAACTCTTCACTAAAATTGTCTGCACTGAATTTGGCTTTCACATGAATGTTGTAATCCTTTTCATTGTAACCACTTATCAAAGATGTTGAGAATGCGGAGGTGCTTTTTACCAAATTTCCACCCAAAGCTTTAGCTTTCAATAAAACAGTGTTATACCCATATTTGCTGTCCTTATCACTTTCTTTGCTTTCACACGTTAGAGCAAAGTGAAATGGTTTATTTAGTCCAATGCATTTTTTGATAACAGTTTTTAACGGTGCAATTAAAAGTCCACCCCAAATTGGACCTACAATTATAATTGCTTCATATTGCTGTATTTTTTCTTTTGATACATTGATTGGAATTGGTATATTGAGTAATGATAATAGGAACAAGAGGCCTGTGTTGTGAATCATGGAATCAATCATTTCCATCTCACATTTAAGCTCTTCGGACAGCCTTTCTGCAATGAACTTACTGTTATTAGTTTTGGAATAATAGAGTATAAGATACTTTTTCATAAGCTATTTATTTGCGCAGGCTGTAACAGGACGCTGTGAATTTACTGCCCTTGTTGTATGCAACAAAACTTCTGGACTTCTAAATTTTAAAGTTAACCCAGCTATGCAATTCTGAACGCACGGTGCGGACAAACCTAATGGGAATCAAGGAAATTACCCGGTTCTTTTTACTTATAGTACATCCTCGGTAGGTCAACGCACCCTGACTGATTGAGTAAAGTGGATAAATATGTAGCCAATCTACAAACTGGCTTCACGTAGAGCTTATTTTGACAAAAACCTGGCACTGGGTTGATAAACACAAAAATCAACCTTTAAAACTCATTTTATCCTGTAGATAATAACTGTAGAATATTATTAGACTGATTTTCAATTACTTGTCAACTATTGTATGTATTGAGTCATCTTTTTTAGAATATTGGTCTAAACAAATTTTTAGGAGTTAAATAGCCTTTTAATCAGGCTAGAATAGTTTTGTTTAACAAAAATATAAAAAAGTTAAACAAAATATGGGTTACGACGTTTGAATAGCTATTGTTAACTAAATATATTAAAATTTTAAAGTCATGAAAAACAAAATTTCAATCCTCCTTTCAACAATTCTATTTGCTTCCATCACTCTTTTTACTTCTTGCAATGAAGACGAATCTAACGATGACAAGTCTTATGCAAAGGTTTTAGTTACCCATGCCTCACCAAACGCTCCTGGCGTTGATCTTCTAATAGATAATAGCAAGCAAAACTCTTCGGCGCTAAATTTTCCTAATAATACGGGATACCTTAATGTTGAGTCAGGTACACGAAACATTAAAGTAAATGTTACAGGAACTTCTACCACTGTAATAGAGGCAAATCTGACGCTTGCGAAGGATAACAGTTACTCTGTTTTTGCGGTAGATTCGGTGTCAAAAATTTCAGCAGTTGTCCTTGCCGATGATCTCACTGCCCCTGCAGCAGGCAAAGCGCATGTTCGCTTCATTCACTTGTCGCCCAATGCTCCTGCAGTTGATGTAGCTGTTGCGAGCAGCGGAGCCGTTGTCTTTGGAAACAAAGCGTTTAAAGAGTATACTGCCTTTACTCCGCTTGATGCAGGTACTTACAATTTAGATGTACGGGTGGCTGGAACTTCTACTGTCGCACTGGTATTACCCGCTATTACCCTCGAAGCCGGTAAAATATACACAGTCTTTGCTAAAGGATTCCTTGGTGGAAGTGGTGCTCAGGCATTAGGTGCCGAAATTATTGTGAACAAATAATTTAAGAAGTGCTCATATTGAAAAAGCCCATATTTTAATATGGGCTTTTTAATTTATCAAAATCCCATATTCCATTTTTTTTTTTCCTTCAATTTCATTCAGCAAACAATAGGTATATCCATAAATACTTGTTTGCTTTCAAGAAATGTCCGTGTAGGCAATTTAATCCTAGTTATTTAAAATGTGATAGGCAATACTGAATTTCAATACTTAAAAGATCATCAATTTTTTAGTGGATAGATTTAGATTTGAATCCATCATTTTTAAAAAATAAATTCCGGACGGCAGGTGGACTAAACTGAGTTCAATGAATTTATTTTGGTGAATATTGGCATGTGAATAGACCTTCTTTCCGATTTTGTCAACGATTTCAATATGTGAAATATCTTTTGTTGCTTCTAAATAGATTACACCATGGCCGGGATTTGGGAACAATTGTATCTCATTTTTACTAAGCCTTGTTTCTTTGATGGTTGTTTGTAAAGTATTGCATACGGTTTTTGATAGTACAGGGGTAGATGAATTCAGGGTTGTAAATGCCCCATAACCCAACTGGCCATAATTATTTCTTCCGGTGGCCCAAAGTTCGCCATCAGATTTTAGAAATAGAGAATGTTCTCTGGTGGCTTCTGCTCTAACTATCTTGCCTCCTCCCCAGGATGAAATTACCTGAACAGGGATAGGTCTGTCAACAGCCGTACCATCGCCTAATTGACCGTCATTGTTTCCACCACTGTTTAGACCACAGGACCAAACAGAACCATCATTTTTGAGGAAAACAGAATGTATGCCTCCTGCTTCTGCTTGAATGATGCCAGTCAAGGTTGGTATAAGCTCTGCTTTATTTTTATCTCTTGTTGTGCCGTCGCCCAATTGTCCAAACTGATTCCTGCCACTTGAAAAAACAGACCCATCATTTTTTACAAAAAGCGAATGCCATTCTCCTCCTGTTATTTGAATGATGTCTGATAAACCGCTTATCAGCACGGGAACTTTGCTGGAAGAATTTGTACCACTGCCAAACTGTCCGTAACCGTTATGGCCACATGCCCAAACAGTTCCGTCGCTTTTTAGGAAAAGAGAAAACTCCGCACCTGCTGCCACTTGAACTATATCAATAAGGTTAATGACCTGAACTGGTGTGTTTTTATTTGTGTTTGTGCCATCTCCCAGTTGTCCGGAAGAATTATTTCCACACGCCCATACCGTGCCGTCACTTTTTAAAAAGAGGGAGTGCTCACCACCCCCGGCTGCCTGAATAATGTCCGTTAACTCTAACACCTGCACGGGAATGGTTTTATTCGAGTTTGTTCCATCTCCTAGTGGACCTAATGGGTTCCTTCCGCAACTCCAAACAGTTCCATCACTTTTTACAAAAAGAGAATGAAATAATCCGCCGGCTACCTGTACGACACTTTTTAATCCGATTATTTGCGTTCCTGAATGCTGTTCAACGATATTCCCATTTCCCAATTGACCATAACCGTTATATCCCCATGCCTCCACAGTGCTGTCGGAGCAAATTGTCAGGGAGTGTCGGCCGCCGGCGGCCATTCTTTGTGCGATAGACTGATTCGAGATAATGACCAGGCTACTGATTAGAATTGAAAATAGTGTGTTCTTCTTTTTCATTTTTTAATGATAGTGTTTTTATTTTATTCTAAAAACCGTTATAATTTTTAATTGCAGTTGCCAAGGTTATAAGATTCAGTACTCAGTTAGAAAAAATTAGTTTGTTAAATAATCTGAGTGCAGGCAAATATAATAATATTAAAAAGGAATAGATGTGGATTTTTTTTATCCTTTAAATATTAGAAAATTCTATTCATGGTTCAATTTCAATGGTAATACAATCTTATTCTTGTGAATCGGCATCAAAGCCAAAGCGTGATTTATGAAACAATTTTCTCAAATAGTGTAAGACATTACTGAATGGTGGTAAGTATGTTTGCACTAACATCACTTATGAGTTTAAATTTAAACACAAGTACTGATAAACAATTCTGAAATTACAAATATGCACCATGAAAAATCAAATTCTAAATATAGTTTCCACAAAAAATGTAACACACGATGTATTGCGTATCCTTACCAGCAAACCTTCAGGATTTGACTTTGTGCCCGGACAGGCTGCCAACTTAGCTATAAATAAAAGTGGCTGGCGAAGAGAAGAGAGACCGTTTACTTTTACCAATTTACCAACGGACAATTCTTTAGAATTTACCATTAAAACCTATCCTGAACATGAAGGGGTCACAAATGAGTTGTTACAATTAAAACAGGATGATGGGTTGGTATTGCATGAGGTTTTTGGGGCTATTGCCTATAAGGGAGAAGGGGTTTTTATAGCCGGCGGAGCTGGTATTACTCCATTTATTTCTATTTTTAGAAATCTGAAGGCAAGAAATGAAATTGGGAATAATATGCTGGTGTTTGCCAATAAAACAAAAGCTGATATTATTTTGGAAAGCGAATTTGAACAATTACTTGGGGATAAATTTGTCAATATTTTATCTGATGAGCAAATTGAAGGATACCAATTTGGAAGGATTTCGGAAGAATTCTTAAAATCAATTGTAACTGATTTTGATAAACAGTTTTATATATGTGGTCCGCCATCAATGATAAAAGAAGTAGAAAAACAATTGATTAGCTTGGGTGTTGATAGAAATTCAATAACAAAGGAAATTTCTTAAATTAAAGGAACATGGAATCTGCAACTAAAGGATTTAATCTAAACATTTCCGTAAATGACTTTCTCTTTTCTTATGATGATTTTGGAGAGGGAAATATTCCCATTATATTTCTGCATGGTTTTCCCTTCGACAAAACGATGTGGCGATTTCAGCTCGATTTTTTTAAAAATACTCATCGCATTATAGCTCTTGACATAAGAGGATTTGGAAAATCAATAGACGAAACATCAGCCTTGAGCATAGATTTATTTTCGGAAGACTTAATACTTTTAATGGATCAGTTAAGCATTAAAAAAGCCATTGTTTGTGGCTTGTCCATGGGAGGATATATTGCGCTGAATGCAATAAAGCGATTTCCTGATCGCTTTGAGGCTTTGGTTTTATGTGATACACAATGTAATGCCGATTCACCAGAGGTTAAAAAAAAGCGATATAATACTATTGATGATATTAATATGAGTGGTACAATCACTTTTAGTGATAACTTTATAAAAAATGTATTTTACAAGGATTCATTAGAGAACCAAAAGGAACTGGTACAACAATTGAAAAGTGTTGTTTTGGCTAATTCGAAATACATAATTACGCAAGGATTGACAGCGCTTGCAGAAAGAACGGAAACATGTTCAACTTTGAATAATATTACTATCCCAACATTGATCATTTGTGGGCGGGAAGATACGGTTACTCCTCTTACACAATCCGAATTTATGCATGCAGCAATAAGAGGATCAAAATTGCAAGTTATTGATCGGGCCGGACACGTATCTAATCTTGAGCAACCATTGGAATTCAACAGGCATCTTTTCAGTTTTTTAACAGATATAGGTCTCGGTAATGGAGAAGAGGAGAAAGGAATTTAAACACCCATTAACTGAGAACAAATCAGAAAAATGGTTCCACTGAAAATTTCAAGTAAAAGGGTCAATAGGGATCCCCATTTTGCAACCAAGCAAAAGTGGGTTTTTATAATTAAATAATTGCTGTTAACTGCTTTTTTACTGTTTTAGCAATTTGATCACGACAGATTTTGTAATAATTTAGGGCATTTCAACAATGCCCAAGGAGTACCCATATGATTACAAATACCACTATTGTGCCTATACATCCACCGCCTAATTTATGCGCTCCGTAACCTGCAAGAAGTCCTTTAAATATATTGTTCATTCCGGTTTGATTTATACTGTAATTTATGATTTTTCAAAGTTGATAATTGAAGTAGCTGTTTAAAATTATATTTGATAAGAATTTACTATTGTTCTTTTCTCAGGGTCAACATTTTTTTGAAATGGTTATTAGATCAGGATTTAAAATATTTCATTGCAAAGTTACTTTAGATTGGTGTTTTAATAGTTACATAATTATACATATTAGCTACATGATTTACTTATTATTCTCTTATAAGCTTGATTTAATATTCTTTAAAATTCGTTGGCTTGTGATTGATAGGTTGATATTGAATAAAATAATTGGGGCTGAACAATTGTTCCTTTATTCTAACAACCAAGCATAGGGCTGTTGGCAAAGATGAACGTATCGTGTTTTCATTTAGTGAGGATCCTTTTATTTAACTATACTTAATATCTTGTTGTTAAATCAAGTATTTATTTCATTTGCTTTCATTTTGAATTTCTGATTATACATTCGTTGCATATGCAAGAAGGTACAATCCGTACTCCGCAAAGAAAAACCACCAGAAACGCTTATAAAATATTTTAATGGAAGAATGTTCACGCAACTTAATAGTAACCGCATTACACAGGAAGAGAATTAACAAGATAATATGTCCGTAAAAAAGTACTTTCGTTTCAAAGGTTTCAACATTTGATAAAAATAGTTCGGCGAATTTAACTGCAATGGTAAAAATATAGGCCATTGATACCAGTAGGTTCCCTGTTATCAATACAAACCTTGGTGAAAATATGATGGCGAATGATTTAATATTGTATTGAGCATCGCCTTCTATATCCGGTAAATCCTTAAACCAGGATATGACTATACTGAATACAATGATGAAAAGGGTTAGAATTCGTACATTCTCAGGCATCTCAAGGGAATTGTTGACCAGGTAGTTGAATACAAGGAAGCCACCCGCATTGAGCAATACTCCGCGAACCACTGTTATAGCTATAGCGGCTGTAACATGGTGTTGCTTTAGATAAAATGGCGGCATGGAATATGCCCAGCCAATAGTCATTGCTAAGGTAATTATGCCAAATAGGTACGGTGAGATGTATAGCGCAAGACCTAGACTTATCAATAATGCAATGATCACAATGTACTTGGCTTGTTGCAAGCTTAATATATTGGAGGGAATTGGTAGGTAAGGTTTGTTGATTTTGTCAATGTTCACATCTGCGATCTGATTTATACCCACAATGAAAAGATTGCAGGTGACTCCAATGCTTAGTGCAATTGCTAAATAGGAAATAGATTGTGTTTCATGCTTCTCGCATACGATGTAATACAATGTGAGTATGCTGATTACACTTCCAATAATTGTATGCGGCCTGCTGAATTTCCAAAGCGTCAGGAGGGCGTTCATTTCATTTGATCTATTTGTATGATAAGAAGGGAGTTTAATTTGTTATTAAGACGGTATATTTTTACTGATTGTTCGTAATGAGCAAATAGCTTTTGGTATTGTGATATGGAGCGGGATTTTAAAACAGACACGAGGCCATCTATTGTGATGGTTAGTAGATTTACCGGAACTATATAAGTTAAGAACAGTCGTATGAAAGAGAAAGGAAGTATAAATGGGGTTAACATTAAATTGCCAATGGTTCCTGTGAATAATACTTTTATAAAGCAAATGAAATTTGGTTCGAGTAATTCAACTATATATGCATCGGAACCGGAAAGCCGAATTTTTTGCACAATGTGTAATTTCTCTTCATCCTCAAAATGATGAAATGCATTAAACATGGTATAGCAGGTTCCACGTTTAAATTCCATTTCCAGGACATCTGTACTTTGCATTTTGTAAGTGATTCTATCATCATTTGTTTCTAGATCGATTGAAAATTTATCACTGAGGGAGAGGCTTCTAAAGCTGTTGCTTTTTCTAAAAATACTTATTGCAGGTTCGCCGCTGCCCGAACAGAGATCTGTCATTGAAGAGCTTGTTGGAGATAAAGTTTTGAGATGTCTGATAAAAACATCATATAGATGAAACTGAGTTACAACGAAACCAATAAATTCTGTTTGAAACTGTCTTAAAATAGGAGGGAACCAAGTGTAATCTTCAAGTTCTTTCATCAGGCATTGTAATTTATTTATTTCATGAAATCATAAATAGTGAATTTTGTATAACCGATTTCTACCAATTTAATGGTTGCAATCATTTTTATCTTCTAATTATTCTCAGAATATGAATTGACACTTTCAATATTTTCAATTTCTGCATTGCCTCTGGC encodes the following:
- a CDS encoding GNAT family N-acetyltransferase is translated as MVVTNFTPFPILTTERLILRQLENADDEDIFSHRSDDRVNKYLEDYRHSSIAQTQAFIERIQKGVLQNKNIFWVITLHHTNKFIGTICIWNILTKEHKAEIGYTLDPKFHNMGYMSEALATVIEYGFQTMKLKIIEAFTHEDNKASIRILTKNNFMPDFSLDFTNKKNRVGFTLKNEPTFGAPS
- a CDS encoding DNA alkylation repair protein, producing the protein MTANEVMSELKAFGDEQTKKTYIRHGAREPLFGVKVADLKKILKKTKKNYSLSLELYDTGNTDAMYLAGLMADETRMTEENLNQWIENAYWYYLSEYAVPWVTAETKFGFELGLKWIRSDQERIASGGWSTLSSYAGLNPDDKLDIPAYSRLLDQVAAEIHNANGRVKYAMNTFVIAVGTFISELTEKAKKIAKKIGIVEVDMNGTTCKVPLASEYLQKVIEKGQVGKKRKTARC
- a CDS encoding glycine zipper family protein, which encodes MSEFKKTISGNGIGIGAALGVAFGTAYGIYSKNTALSIAFGLAVGVAFGAIFDLVKKRN
- a CDS encoding DUF2200 domain-containing protein gives rise to the protein MNFASANPHYLTKVEKKGGTQAELHQVIEWLTGYDENKLKSLLEEKVTFETFFKNVALNPDAHLITGLVCGYRVEEIENPLTEKVRFLEKLVDELVKVRSMEYNIRYGIYEVICFL
- a CDS encoding DUF4397 domain-containing protein, yielding MKNKISILLSTILFASITLFTSCNEDESNDDKSYAKVLVTHASPNAPGVDLLIDNSKQNSSALNFPNNTGYLNVESGTRNIKVNVTGTSTTVIEANLTLAKDNSYSVFAVDSVSKISAVVLADDLTAPAAGKAHVRFIHLSPNAPAVDVAVASSGAVVFGNKAFKEYTAFTPLDAGTYNLDVRVAGTSTVALVLPAITLEAGKIYTVFAKGFLGGSGAQALGAEIIVNK
- a CDS encoding T9SS type A sorting domain-containing protein; this encodes MKKKNTLFSILISSLVIISNQSIAQRMAAGGRHSLTICSDSTVEAWGYNGYGQLGNGNIVEQHSGTQIIGLKSVVQVAGGLFHSLFVKSDGTVWSCGRNPLGPLGDGTNSNKTIPVQVLELTDIIQAAGGGEHSLFLKSDGTVWACGNNSSGQLGDGTNTNKNTPVQVINLIDIVQVAAGAEFSLFLKSDGTVWACGHNGYGQFGSGTNSSSKVPVLISGLSDIIQITGGEWHSLFVKNDGSVFSSGRNQFGQLGDGTTRDKNKAELIPTLTGIIQAEAGGIHSVFLKNDGSVWSCGLNSGGNNDGQLGDGTAVDRPIPVQVISSWGGGKIVRAEATREHSLFLKSDGELWATGRNNYGQLGYGAFTTLNSSTPVLSKTVCNTLQTTIKETRLSKNEIQLFPNPGHGVIYLEATKDISHIEIVDKIGKKVYSHANIHQNKFIELSLVHLPSGIYFLKMMDSNLNLSTKKLMIF
- a CDS encoding flavodoxin reductase, giving the protein MKNQILNIVSTKNVTHDVLRILTSKPSGFDFVPGQAANLAINKSGWRREERPFTFTNLPTDNSLEFTIKTYPEHEGVTNELLQLKQDDGLVLHEVFGAIAYKGEGVFIAGGAGITPFISIFRNLKARNEIGNNMLVFANKTKADIILESEFEQLLGDKFVNILSDEQIEGYQFGRISEEFLKSIVTDFDKQFYICGPPSMIKEVEKQLISLGVDRNSITKEIS
- a CDS encoding alpha/beta hydrolase; translated protein: MESATKGFNLNISVNDFLFSYDDFGEGNIPIIFLHGFPFDKTMWRFQLDFFKNTHRIIALDIRGFGKSIDETSALSIDLFSEDLILLMDQLSIKKAIVCGLSMGGYIALNAIKRFPDRFEALVLCDTQCNADSPEVKKKRYNTIDDINMSGTITFSDNFIKNVFYKDSLENQKELVQQLKSVVLANSKYIITQGLTALAERTETCSTLNNITIPTLIICGREDTVTPLTQSEFMHAAIRGSKLQVIDRAGHVSNLEQPLEFNRHLFSFLTDIGLGNGEEEKGI
- a CDS encoding homogentisate phytyltransferase, yielding MNALLTLWKFSRPHTIIGSVISILTLYYIVCEKHETQSISYLAIALSIGVTCNLFIVGINQIADVNIDKINKPYLPIPSNILSLQQAKYIVIIALLISLGLALYISPYLFGIITLAMTIGWAYSMPPFYLKQHHVTAAIAITVVRGVLLNAGGFLVFNYLVNNSLEMPENVRILTLFIIVFSIVISWFKDLPDIEGDAQYNIKSFAIIFSPRFVLITGNLLVSMAYIFTIAVKFAELFLSNVETFETKVLFYGHIILLILFLCNAVTIKLREHSSIKIFYKRFWWFFFAEYGLYLLAYATNV